Proteins encoded in a region of the Phacochoerus africanus isolate WHEZ1 chromosome 8, ROS_Pafr_v1, whole genome shotgun sequence genome:
- the FAAP20 gene encoding Fanconi anemia core complex-associated protein 20 isoform X1: MEAARRTRLSLSRRRPPSRVGPRSDPPGSPPDGGECARLWAELLRVASADLSVDGELPPLPAFPGQEPRRSPERAPMESFTVGTETFSWTPFPPPPARGRDPGRSYRVLRGAGGRPGSPARSPRRPLVPEPLRTPRAEEQLPDELPSEGKRSVEGPPSLQSCPMCQADFTRGLAPLDIDGHLARCLAENAGDGW, translated from the exons ATGGAGGCGGCGCGGAGGACGAGGCTGAGCCTGAGCCGCCGGAGGCCGCCCTCGAGGGTCGG GCCCCGCAGCGACCCCCCCGGGTCTCCCCCGGACGGCGGCGAGTGTGCGCGGCTGTGGGCTGAGCTGCTACGCGTGGCGAGCGCGGATCTGAGCGTGGACGGCGAGCTGCCGCCGCTGCCTGCGTTTCCCGGCCAG GAGCCGAGGCGCAGCCCTGAGCGCGCGCCCATGGAAAGCTTCACCGTGGGAACGGAGACTTTCTCCTGGACGCCCTTCCCGCCGCCCCCAGCGCGAGGCAGGGACCCAGGCCGCTCGTACCGGGTGCTCCGCGGGGCCGGGGGGCGCCCTGGGTCCCCCGCGCGGTCCCCCCGACGACCCCTCGTGCCCGAGCCCCTCAGGACCCCCAGGGCCGAGGAGCAGCTGCCGGACGAGCTGCCCTCCGAGGGGAAGAGGTCCGTGGAGGGGCCGCCCAGCCTGCAGAGCTGTCCCATGTGCCAGGCTGACTTCACCCGCGG GCTGGCCCCACTGGACATCGACGGCCACCTGGCCCGGTGCCTGGCGGAGAACGCGGGAGACGGGTGGTAG
- the FAAP20 gene encoding Fanconi anemia core complex-associated protein 20 isoform X2: protein MEAARRTRLSLSRRRPPSRVGPRSDPPGSPPDGGECARLWAELLRVASADLSVDGELPPLPAFPGQEPRRSPERAPMESFTVGTETFSWTPFPPPPARGRDPGRSYRVLRGAGGRPGSPARSPRRPLVPEPLRTPRAEEQLPDELPSEGKRSVEGPPSLQSCPMCQADFTRGSKTSPGG from the exons ATGGAGGCGGCGCGGAGGACGAGGCTGAGCCTGAGCCGCCGGAGGCCGCCCTCGAGGGTCGG GCCCCGCAGCGACCCCCCCGGGTCTCCCCCGGACGGCGGCGAGTGTGCGCGGCTGTGGGCTGAGCTGCTACGCGTGGCGAGCGCGGATCTGAGCGTGGACGGCGAGCTGCCGCCGCTGCCTGCGTTTCCCGGCCAG GAGCCGAGGCGCAGCCCTGAGCGCGCGCCCATGGAAAGCTTCACCGTGGGAACGGAGACTTTCTCCTGGACGCCCTTCCCGCCGCCCCCAGCGCGAGGCAGGGACCCAGGCCGCTCGTACCGGGTGCTCCGCGGGGCCGGGGGGCGCCCTGGGTCCCCCGCGCGGTCCCCCCGACGACCCCTCGTGCCCGAGCCCCTCAGGACCCCCAGGGCCGAGGAGCAGCTGCCGGACGAGCTGCCCTCCGAGGGGAAGAGGTCCGTGGAGGGGCCGCCCAGCCTGCAGAGCTGTCCCATGTGCCAGGCTGACTTCACCCGCGG AAGCAAAACCAGCCCTGGAGGGTGA